One region of Elusimicrobiota bacterium genomic DNA includes:
- a CDS encoding response regulator: MLKILAIDDDLCILELYKEIFTKAGFEIQTAEDASAAVMRYQQFKPDLLVLDVDMPAGGGQKVFDRLRNILQTATPIIFSTGKPESVEKLGKAFNVSVLKKPVNPETLISEAKKLLKIQ; this comes from the coding sequence ATGCTTAAAATACTCGCTATTGACGACGACCTTTGCATATTGGAACTTTACAAGGAAATTTTCACAAAAGCCGGCTTTGAGATCCAGACCGCGGAGGACGCAAGCGCGGCCGTCATGCGCTACCAGCAATTCAAGCCGGATCTTCTGGTGCTTGATGTCGACATGCCGGCGGGCGGCGGCCAGAAAGTTTTTGACCGCCTGCGCAATATTTTACAAACGGCCACCCCCATAATATTTTCAACCGGCAAGCCCGAAAGCGTTGAGAAACTGGGGAAAGCCTTCAATGTCAGCGTACTCAAAAAACCGGTAAATCCCGAAACACTGATAAGCGAAGCCAAGAAACTACTGAAAATACAATAA
- a CDS encoding ferredoxin family protein, giving the protein MPKMEVEVDKCKGCYLCIQVCPKKCIEKSHKFSKTGYYPALDAKVGCCIACQSCARICPDLAIKVYK; this is encoded by the coding sequence ATGCCTAAAATGGAAGTGGAAGTGGATAAGTGCAAGGGCTGCTATCTTTGCATACAAGTCTGCCCCAAGAAGTGCATTGAAAAATCCCATAAATTCTCTAAGACCGGCTACTACCCGGCCCTGGACGCCAAGGTCGGCTGCTGCATAGCCTGCCAGAGTTGCGCGCGCATCTGCCCGGATTTGGCAATAAAGGTTTACAAGTGA